Proteins from a genomic interval of Trifolium pratense cultivar HEN17-A07 linkage group LG6, ARS_RC_1.1, whole genome shotgun sequence:
- the LOC123889374 gene encoding zinc finger protein CONSTANS-LIKE 2 encodes MLEHEFLTTTSATGSVRSAVTWPRACDTCRSAPCAVFCRADSAYLCAGCDSRIHAANRVASRHERVWVCEACERAPAAFLCKADAASLCSSCDADIHSANPLASRHQRVPILPISGYLYGPPTTLLGADDEGFVGGGCAGGEVEEEEDEGMEDEAASWLLLNPLKNSNNNSNNHNNNINNNSNDHNNQEGNNGFLFSGEVDEYLDLVDCNSCGGGDNTFTTNTTTTTTTTHHDEYSHQQQDHYGVPQKSYVGDSVVPVQQQQVQNFQLGLEFESSKAGFSYNGGSISQSVSVSSMDVGVVPESTMRDVSMNYSRTSKGTIDLFSGPPIQMSSHFSPMDREARVLRYREKKKTRKFEKTIRYASRKAYAETRPRIKGRFAKRTDADAEVDQMFSTSLITEVGYGIVPSF; translated from the exons ATGTTGGAGCACGAATTCCTCACCACCACCTCGGCCACCGGAAGTGTTAGGTCTGCGGTCACGTGGCCACGTGCATGTGACACATGCCGCTCTGCTCCATGCGCCGTATTCTGCCGCGCAGACTCAGCATATTTATGCGCTGGGTGCGATTCGCGCATCCATGCAGCAAACCGAGTAGCCTCGAGGCACGAGCGTGTTTGGGTCTGTGAGGCCTGTGAGCGTGCCCCGGCGGCTTTTCTTTGTAAAGCTGATGCTGCTTCTCTTTGCTCCTCTTGTGATGCTGATATCCACTCTGCTAACCCTCTTGCCAGCCGCCATCAACGTGTCCCAATTCTCCCAATTTCCGGTTACCTTTACGGTCCTCCGACGACCCTTTTAGGTGCCGACGATGAAGGCTTTGTCGGCGGTGGTTGTGCCGGTGGTGAGGTGGAGGAAGAGGAGGATGAAGGTATGGAAGATGAAGCAGCTTCATGGCTTTTGTTGAATCCACTAAAGAATAGCAATAACAATAGTaacaaccacaacaacaacatcaacaacaatagCAATGATCATAATAATCAAGAGGGTAATAATGGTTTTTTGTTTAGTGGTGAGGTTGATGAGTATTTGGATCTTGTGGATTGTAATTcttgtggtggtggtgataacaCTTTCACTACcaatactactactactactactactactcatCATGATGAGTATAGTCATCAACAGCAAGATCATTATGGTGTTCCTCAAAAGAGCTATGTTGGGGATAGTGTTGTTCCTGTTCAACAACAGCAAGTACAGAATTTTCAACTTGGGTTGGAGTTTGAATCTTCCAAAGCTGGATTCAGTTACAATGGTGGTTCTATTAGTCAAAGT GTTTCAGTTTCATCAATGGATGTTGGTGTTGTACCAGAATCAACAATGAGAGATGTCTCAATGAACTATTCAAGAACTTCAAAAGGAACAATTGACCTATTTTCAGGTCCTCCAATTCAAATGTCTTCTCATTTCTCACCAATGGACAGAGAAGCCAGAGTTCTAAGGtatagagagaaaaagaaaacaagaaaatttgaGAAGACAATTAGGTATGCCTCAAGGAAAGCCTATGCAGAGACTCGACCGCGTATAAAAGGTCGATTCGCAAAGCGAACAGATGCAGATGCTGAAGTTGATCAAATGTTTTCCACATCATTAATTACGGAAGTTGGATATGGCATTGTTCCCTCATTCTAA
- the LOC123892113 gene encoding protein GLUTAMINE DUMPER 5-like codes for MGPYSTLARNLSTMNATSISEANSLRNLSSPVPYIFGGLAFILGVITIALLLIACSFFKQYSSSTSPNDEDKSSNMHVMDMDQVNLEPKIVVIMPGESNPTHLAKPLSSISHI; via the coding sequence ATGGGTCCTTATAGCACTTTAGCAAGAAACCTTTCCACCATGAATGCAACATCAATATCAGAAGCAAATAGTTTAAGAAACTTGAGTTCTCCAGTTCCTTACATCTTTGGTGGCTTAGCTTTCATTCTTGGAGTTATAACCATAGCACTACTCCTCATAGCTTGttcattttttaaacaatattcATCTTCTACCTCACCTAATGATGAAGATAAATCATCCAACATGCATGTGATGGATATGGATCAGGTGAATTTAGAGCCAAAGATTGTTGTGATTATGCCTGGAGAGAGTAATCCTACTCATTTGGCTAAGCCACTTTCATCCATAAGCCATATTTAG